The region AACTCGAAATCCGAGAGCATTTCGGCAATTCTATTGGCAGTGTTGTGATCTGTCGAATCCATCCTGTCGCCCAAAACCACAACGAATTTGCTGTGCATTTTTGCTTCCTTCAAGAGCGTTTCATCAAAATCTCCTGTAGGGATTACTGCAATATCGCAATCCCGTATGTCGTCGAGATTCCTTATTACTATTATGCTCATCACAATAATTTATGACGTTTAAATATTTAAAATTTGCCAGAGAAGAAACAGATCCATAACACCATGACACACCCAACAATACAAATACATGGCAAAACAAATGGTAATGGGTCTTTTTGGAAGAATTTCACGCCGGGGCTGGGACTTGAACCCAGGAGCCCGAAACGGGCACCGGCTCTCAAGGCCGGCGCAGTGCCTCTCTGCAACCCCGGCTCAATCTGCCATTAAACGAATATGGTTTATGAACGTTTTGGTTAAAATTCGAATGTTTTTTATTTTATCGAAGATGAAAACAGAGTAATGATTATTGACTTCCACGTACACGTTTACGAGACCGTCTGGCACCCATGGGTGATGGAGTTTCTGAAAAGATCAAATCCAAACTTCGATTTCAGCAAGAAAATCACAAGAGAAAGACTTCTGAAAATACTGAACGATGCTGAAGTGGATTATGCTGTTGTTCTGGCAGAAAACGCGCCATCCGTTACAGGAATAGTCAGAAACGAATTCGTGGCAGAGTTCTGCAGGGGAAATGAGAAACTCATACCCTTCGCCTCGATAAATCCCAACACCTCTCCAGATATGGTGGAGGAGCTTGAAAAAGCCTTCGAAATGGGATGCAGAGGCCTCAAACTTCTTCCATCGTACATGTACTTCTACCCCAACGAAAGCAGAGTTTACAGGCTTTACGAAAGGTGTGCCGATCTGAAAATTCCGATCATGTTCCACACAGGCACATCCGTGTTCAGAAATGTCAGGCAGAAGTTTGCCGATCCGATATACTTAGATGACGTTGCTGTGGATTTTCCCGATCTGACCATCGTGATGGCACACTCTGGAAGGGGGATCTGGTATGATGCAGCCTTCATGCTTGCGAGAATCCATGACAACATTTACCTCGAAATCTCGGGCCTTCCACCGAAAAAGCTGCTCGAATACTTTCCGAGGCTGGAAGAAGTGGAGGACAGAATAATATTCGGCAGCGATTTCCCCGGAGTGGATATAAAAAAGAACATTCACGAGATTCTCGCTCTTCCATTAAAAGAAAAAACAAAGAGGAAGATTCTTGGACTCAACGCTGCTAAAATTCTGGGACTTGGAGAAGGTCAATCCCTGTCAGGGATGAGTGAACTCAGCCATCCAATGTAGTCAGATACCGACCTTGTCTGAATCCAGACCTTTCCCTTACCTTTGAATTTTGCTACCAGACCTTCCCCGCTCAGTATGGTCGCCTTAAGTCCGCCAGACCTCGAAATGGTGAAGTCAAGACCATCTTCAAACGCAACTATGTGTCCAGTATCGATTACGATCTCGCCATCCACTTCCAGTTCCTCTATGCCGCCAAACGATGAAAGGAATGCCTTGCCTTCCCCCTCTATTTTCAGCAGTATTATACCCTCACCTGCAAAAAAGGACTTTGCACCGCCCCATTTGCTCGTGATGTTCAGATTGGGAGAGCCAGCAAGAAAAGCTCCACTCTGAGCATATAAAGTTCCGCTAACATCCACAGCAACCACATCTCCCTGGTACGGCGGAGCAAGTCCGAGAACTGCGTTATTTTTCTCTGCGATGAACCTGTTCACGAAAAAGGATTCTCCGCCTATTGCCCTCTTTAATCCGCCCAGAAGGCCGCCCTTCATCTCAGTTTTCAGTTTTACGCCATCCATAAAAACCATTGCACCGGTCTCAGCTATTACCTCCTCTCCCGAATCCAGCACAAGCTTCAGGAGAGAATAGCTGGGTTTTGAGAGAATTTCGTAATTCATGGGCTGTCTATGTATACCACCATATTTTAACTTCACGACCGAACACAAGTTTCAGCATACAACCTCTCTTTCAGCTTCAGAGCAACGTTTACCAGGCTTATAAGCACGGGAACCTCGATTAATGGGCCAATCACTGTTGCGAAAGCCTGGTTGCTGTGAATTCCCCACATGGCAACAGCAACAGCTATGGCAAGCTCAAAGTCGTTGCTTGCTGCGGTAAAAGACACTGCCGTGGTTTTCGGGTAGTCAACTCCGAGTTTGTAAGCTATGAAGAAAGTTGTGAACCACATGATGAGGAAGTAAAGTGTTAGCGGGACTGCAACCCTCACAACCTGGAGCGGGAGCTCCACTATGTACTCTCCCTTAAGCGAGAACATCACGACGATCGTGAAGAGTAAAGCCGCTGGAGTTAGTGGACTTAATTTTGGAGCGAGAACATTTTCGAACCAATCTCTGCCCTTCAGCCTGAAACTCACATACCTTGTAACCACCCCTGCAATGAAAGGTATGCCCAAGTATATGAACACGGTCTTTGCAGCC is a window of Geoglobus acetivorans DNA encoding:
- a CDS encoding TIGR00266 family protein — protein: MNYEILSKPSYSLLKLVLDSGEEVIAETGAMVFMDGVKLKTEMKGGLLGGLKRAIGGESFFVNRFIAEKNNAVLGLAPPYQGDVVAVDVSGTLYAQSGAFLAGSPNLNITSKWGGAKSFFAGEGIILLKIEGEGKAFLSSFGGIEELEVDGEIVIDTGHIVAFEDGLDFTISRSGGLKATILSGEGLVAKFKGKGKVWIQTRSVSDYIGWLSSLIPDRD
- a CDS encoding amidohydrolase family protein — translated: MIIDFHVHVYETVWHPWVMEFLKRSNPNFDFSKKITRERLLKILNDAEVDYAVVLAENAPSVTGIVRNEFVAEFCRGNEKLIPFASINPNTSPDMVEELEKAFEMGCRGLKLLPSYMYFYPNESRVYRLYERCADLKIPIMFHTGTSVFRNVRQKFADPIYLDDVAVDFPDLTIVMAHSGRGIWYDAAFMLARIHDNIYLEISGLPPKKLLEYFPRLEEVEDRIIFGSDFPGVDIKKNIHEILALPLKEKTKRKILGLNAAKILGLGEGQSLSGMSELSHPM